One window of the Triticum dicoccoides isolate Atlit2015 ecotype Zavitan chromosome 3B, WEW_v2.0, whole genome shotgun sequence genome contains the following:
- the LOC119274328 gene encoding uncharacterized protein LOC119274328, protein MSAAQDAPRRSTRTRTRTRLRPPTHASEPGQAVARRRSTRLHPHPQIHASDDGDGVARRRSPRLHPQAHASEEGEGVALRSGARLGPHVHAGEEASGVTRRSRRRRRRGSSPLEIEDLLWEILLRLPPQPSSLPRASAVCKRWRCAVTDPRFQRRFCQHHRKPPLLGFFKHSVDGIVFKPVLDPPDCIPPQRFHMRLHGIDSGHGTGVKLLGCRHGRLLIMPWQRSELIVIAPITGKKLCLTVPSKFKGDCYLDGEVLCAAADHGHVHGSCHSSPFKVVLLSTSTYRHGPQPAFACVYSSETGMWSDLISTPTPCQLHGAYIHGSLIGNSLYWMCTHRMYIFEFDLDGQSLALITVPPKINDVRHNYDQREIIQMVDGVVGLAILSPYYRSIQMWQWNVNCHGDTKWVLCKSIEMNNIHGIPPGVKGEMPELVFRLRYAEDTGDIFIYVGWSVYMVQLKSMQSWKLCETHYVNGHHPFNSFYMPAIARGCDGDEMLQET, encoded by the exons atgAGCGCGGCCCAGGATGCCCCCCGCCGTAGCACGCGCACGCGCACGCGCACGCGCCTCCGTCCACCTACCCACGCGAGTGAGCCGGGCCAAGCAGTGGCCCGCCGCCGCAGCACGCGCCTCCATCCCCATCCCCAGATCCACGCCAGTGACGACGGCGACGGAGtggcccgccgccgcagcccgcgccTCCATCCCCAGGCGCACGCGAGCGAGGAGGGCGAAGGAGTGGCTCTCCGGAGCGGCGCGCGCCTCGGTCCCCATGTCCACGCGGGTGAGGAGGCATCCGGAGTGACCCGCCgcagtcgtcgtcgtcgccgccgcggcagctcGCCGCTTGAGATCGAAGATCTTCTTTGGGAGATCCTCCTCCGTCTCCCGCCGCAGCCCTCCTCCCTTCCACGCGCCTCCGCCGTCTGCAAGCGCTGGCGATGCGCCGTCACCGACCCCAGGTTCCAACGCCGATTCTGCCAACACCACCGGAAGCCGCCCCTCCTCGGCTTCTTCAAGCACAGCGTCGATGGTATCGTTTTCAAACCTGTCCTGGACCCTCCCGACTGTATCCCTCCTCAACGCTTCCACATGCGACTCCACGGCATTGACAGTGGCCATGGCACGGGGGTTAAACTGCTGGGGTGCCGCCACGGCCGCCTCCTCATCATGCCCTGGCAACGGTCAGAGCTTATTGTAATTGCTCCCATCACCGGCAAGAAGCTCTGCCTGACCGTTCCGTCCAAGTTCAAGGGGGACTGCTACCTTGATGGGGAGGTGCTCTGTGCTGCTGCTGACCATGGACACGTGCATGGAAGCTGCCACTCAAGCCCATTCAAGGTGGTTTTGCTGTCGACGAGCACCTACCGTCATGGTCCACAGCCCGCCTTTGCATGTGTTTACTCCTCAGAGACTGGCATGTGGAGCGATCTTATCTCAACGCCGACTCCATGTCAGCTTCATGGTGCTTATATTCATGGGTCACTTATTGGTAATTCACTTTACTGGATGTGCACTCACAGAATGTATATATTTGAGTTTGATTTGGATGGTCAGAGCCTAGCTTTGATCACAGTGCCTCCCAAAATAAATGATGTCCGCCACAACTATGACCAACGTGAGATCATCCAGATGGTGGATGGTGTTGTTGGTCTTGCCATATTGTCTCCTTATTACCGTAGCATTCAAATGTGGCAGTGGAACGTCAATTGTCATGGTGATACCAAATGGGTGTTGTGCAAGTCCATTGAAATGAATAACATTCATGGGATCCCTCCTGGGGTTAAAGGAGAGATGCCAGAGTTGGTATTTAGACTGAGATATGCTGAGGATACTGGTGATATATTTATATATGTGGGCTGGAGTGTCTATATGGTTCAACTCAAGTCGATGCAATCTTGGAAACTTTGTGAAACCCACTATGTTAATGGCCATCATCCTTTCAATAGTTTCTATATGCCAG CCATTGCTCGTGGATGTGATGGAGATGAAATGTTGCAAGAGACATAG